Part of the Aquabacterium sp. NJ1 genome, CCTGATCGAAGCCCGCAGCCAGCGCGGCTACTTCGTGCGCCAGGCACCGCGCCAGGCCACCCACACCACCCGCGCAGACAGCAAACCCCACCCCTTTCAGCCCAGCACGCCCATTGATGCCACCACCTTGATCCGGGGCATGTTCCACGAACCGGGGGCGCGACCCATGCCGGGCCTGGGCACCCTGCCCCCGGCCTGGCTGGACGCCGGCATGCTGGGCTCGGCGCTGCGGCGTGTCACGCAAGGCGACAAGCTCATCCCGCTCACCCTGCATTACGGCGAACCCGCTGGCGACGCGCGCTTTCGGCGCGCCATGAGCCTGCGCCTGGCCGAGTACGGCCTCAAGGCCGATGCCGACCAGCTCATCACCACCGTGGGCGCCACCCATGCACTGGACCTGGTCACCCGTGCGCTGCTTCAACCCGGTGATGCCGTGCTGGTGGACGAACCCGGCTGGCCCGTCGAGTTCGCCCGCCTGGCTCAGCTGGGGCTGCGTGTGCTGCCCGTGCCGCGTGGCGTGGACGGCCCCGATCTGGCCGTGATGCAAAAGCTCGCTCGCGAGCACCACCCCAAGCTGTACGTGACCGTGTCCGTGCTGCACAACCCGACCAGCACCATGCTGTCGCCCGGCCATGCCCACCAGGTGCTGCGCCTGGCCGAGACACACGGCTTTCACATCCTTGAAGACGACATCTACGGCTTCCTCGCGCCGCTGCACGCCACGCGCCTGAGCGTGCTAGACAACCTGCAGCGCACCATCATGGTCGGCAGCTTCTCCAAGATCCTCACGCCGAGCTGGCGCGTGGGCTACATCGTGGCGCCACGCCAGCTGGTCGAGCGCATCACCAACACCAAGCTGCTGACCTCGCTGACCACGCCCCCCATGCTGGAGCAAGCCCTCGCCCTGTGCCTGGAACAAGGCCAGTTGCGGCGCTTTTGCGACCGCGTCACGCAGCAGCTGGATGCAGCCCGTGCGCGCACCGTGCAGCTCGCGCGGCAAGCGGGCTGTGAATTCGTGTTCGAGCCACAAGGCCTGTTTGGCTGGGTCGACACCGGCATGGACACCGAGCGCCTGACCATCCCCATGCTGGATGCGGGCTGGTTGATCGCACCGGGTGCGCTCTTTCATGCGCAGCGCCGGCCCTCCACGCTGATGCGCATCAACTTCGCCTCATCGCAGGACGCCAAGTTCTGGCGCAGCTTGCAGGCCTTGCGCAAGCGCTGACACGCGGCCAGCCCCCAGCTGCGTTCACTGTTTCCAGTCCGCGAACAAGCCATCGCGCGCAGCCTGCGTGATGGCCGCCACGCCCGGGTGCTTGATGCGCCGCTCGACCGTGATCACGTAATACGACTCGATCAGATCGGTGGCCTCGCCCAGGCGCTTGACCCCGTATTGCGCGCGGATCGTGGCATCCAGCACCATGGGCGCCATGAACACCCCGTTGCCCAGATGGCCCAGCGCCATCGGCAAGGCGTTGTCATCGAACTCGCCCACGATATGCGGCTTGAGCTTGTGCGCGCCCAGCCATTGCCCCAGGCGCATGCCCAAGGCCGAGTCGGATGCCGGCGCCAGCAGGGGTGCGCCATCCAGGCAGGCCGGGAAGCCCTTCTTGAGCCGCGCAGCCAGGTCCTTGCTGGCATAAAAGCCCACGCTGGAGCCACCCAGGCGGTGGTTGAAGGCCTGCACGCTCATGTCGGCCGGCAAGGGACGGTCTGACAGCACCAGGTCCAGCCGGTGCACCGCCAGCTCGGCCAGCAGGCTGTCGAGCTTCCATTCACGGCAAATCACCTTGAAGGGCTGCCGATGCTGCAAGGCGGGCTCCAGCACCAGGCAGGCCACGGGCTTGGGCACGGCGTCGGCCACGCCCACGCGCAACTCCAGAGGCCTGGGTGTGCCACGCGGCTGGCGCACCACCTGGTCCAGCTCCTCACCCAGGCTGAAGATGTCCTTGGCATAGCCGAAGGCCAGTTGCCCCGTTTCGGTCAGCTCCAGCTTGCGGCCCTTCTTCTGGAACAGCGGGCGCCCGAAATGCTCCTCCAGCAGCTGGATCTGGCCGCTGACCGTCTGCGGCGTGACGTGCAGGTGCTCGCTGGCCTTGACCACGCCACCCAGGCGCGCCACCGCCCAGAAATACTGCAGATGCTTGTAGTTCATTTCGGTTTTATCGAACTGTTTGACTCAGAAATTCGAATTTACGCGAAGTATGGCTTTCCGTACATTGCAATCGTCATCCACTCTCAAGCAAGGATCCCATCATGCGAGTGTTCATCCAGACCCAAGGTCTCAACCTGTCTCGCGAAGACAGCGAGCACATCCGCCAGCGTCTGCGTCAACTCCTGGGTCGCTTTGGGGACAAGGCCATTGGCGCATCCGTGCACCTCAAGGACATCAACGGCCCACGCGGCGGCATCGACAAGGATTGCCAGCTCGTGATCGAACTGGAAGACACCACCGCCGTGGTGCACGACCGTGGCAGCCAGATCCGTGCGCTGGTGGACCGCGCCCTGCACCGCGCCGCCCACACGATCAGCAAGCAGATCGAACGCATCCGTGAACGCCCTTTGCGCGCACCGCATCTGGGCAAAGGTCGCACACCCGGGCGCAACCGCCGCATGGAGCGCGCCTTCCAAGCCGTGAATGCCTTGCCGGACCCGAGCTGAACCCGGCCATCTCAACATTGCATCCCAGAAGGACACACCTATGAACCGCGACAGTCAAACCACCGCCCAGGCCATGCGCATGCCCGTTCACATGGGCACCGTGGTCGACGTCGGTACCAGCCGGCGCGTGCTGCGCAACACCTATGCCCTGCTGGGCATGACCCTGGCGTTCAGCGCCGCCGTGGCCGGCACGGCCATGAGCCTGAACCTGCCTGCGCCCGGCATCCTGC contains:
- a CDS encoding PLP-dependent aminotransferase family protein translates to MDRHPDTATAPSPASALSRDSDQTLTEQLAHRFADRIRQNWLAPGSRLPSVRECARTHQVSAYTVVAAYDQLLAQGLIEARSQRGYFVRQAPRQATHTTRADSKPHPFQPSTPIDATTLIRGMFHEPGARPMPGLGTLPPAWLDAGMLGSALRRVTQGDKLIPLTLHYGEPAGDARFRRAMSLRLAEYGLKADADQLITTVGATHALDLVTRALLQPGDAVLVDEPGWPVEFARLAQLGLRVLPVPRGVDGPDLAVMQKLAREHHPKLYVTVSVLHNPTSTMLSPGHAHQVLRLAETHGFHILEDDIYGFLAPLHATRLSVLDNLQRTIMVGSFSKILTPSWRVGYIVAPRQLVERITNTKLLTSLTTPPMLEQALALCLEQGQLRRFCDRVTQQLDAARARTVQLARQAGCEFVFEPQGLFGWVDTGMDTERLTIPMLDAGWLIAPGALFHAQRRPSTLMRINFASSQDAKFWRSLQALRKR
- the nhaR gene encoding transcriptional activator NhaR, with the protein product MNYKHLQYFWAVARLGGVVKASEHLHVTPQTVSGQIQLLEEHFGRPLFQKKGRKLELTETGQLAFGYAKDIFSLGEELDQVVRQPRGTPRPLELRVGVADAVPKPVACLVLEPALQHRQPFKVICREWKLDSLLAELAVHRLDLVLSDRPLPADMSVQAFNHRLGGSSVGFYASKDLAARLKKGFPACLDGAPLLAPASDSALGMRLGQWLGAHKLKPHIVGEFDDNALPMALGHLGNGVFMAPMVLDATIRAQYGVKRLGEATDLIESYYVITVERRIKHPGVAAITQAARDGLFADWKQ